One Novipirellula galeiformis genomic window, CGAGTTACTGATAAGGGGTTTGGTTTCATTGAAACAGATTCCGGTAGCGACATGTTCTTTCACAGTTCGGCTTTGGAAGGCGTCAACTACGACGACCTTCGTGAAGGTCAACTCGTTTCGTACAACGTTGGAAGCGGACCGAAAGGCCCTCGCGCTGAAAATGTTCAACTACTTGAAGACTAGTTGATCGCTTCAGTCGATTGTTAAAATAGGCACCGAGAGCTGCAAAGCTCTCAGTGCTTTTTTTATGCGCCGATCCGTAGCTTCTCATCGTGCACACCCTGCCCGCACGGATCAGATCCAGCTCAACAACTTGACCAACAAAGGCCCCAACAGGGTGATCAGCACCAAGGCAACCGGATAGGCTGCGACGTAACTCGTCACCGGTTGACTCGATTCGGTAGCACCGGTCAAAACCGCCAACCCCGGTGTCGATGTCATTCCGCCGCAAGTCGCACCAAGCGTTTGCAAGAACGATAAACGAAAGACGAATTTTGCCAAACCGAAGCCAGCCAGCAGCGGCATGCCGACAATCGCCGTCGCCGCAATGACGAGCGTCGCCCCATGTTCGGCCAATACGGGGCCCACGTTCTCGCCAGCTTTAATTCCGGCGTCAGCCAAGAACAATGCCAATCCCCCTTCGGTCATCAAGAGCATCGCCGCCGCTGGGAACGCACCTCGCACGGGACCGATTTTCCGAAAGTGTCCCAGCAACAGCCCAACGATCAGCGGTCCTCCGGCGATTCCAAGTGAAATCGATACCCCCGACAGATCCAAAGTGGCGTTTCCGATAAAGATCCCCGCGACGATCCCAAGAACGACCGACAACAGGTCTGTTTCATTCAAGGTACGAGGCCGGTGTCCGACGATCGATGCGATGCGGGAAAGGTTGGCGGACTCGCCGACCAACGTTAACCGATCACCGAATAAAATTCGGGTTTGCGAGGAAGGGACAAACTCGATTTCGTAACGGCGGATTCTGGCGACCGTGACCCCGTAGCGTGAGCGAAGTTTCAACGACTTGAGCGTATGCCCATAGATCTCCGGCGAGGTGACGACCACTGTTTTACGTTCACGATCGGCATCGAG contains:
- a CDS encoding cold-shock protein — its product is MAEGKIKRVTDKGFGFIETDSGSDMFFHSSALEGVNYDDLREGQLVSYNVGSGPKGPRAENVQLLED
- a CDS encoding aspartate:alanine exchanger family transporter, which encodes MTPLVVLLCIIAMGLAIGRLSLLGISFGTSAILFVALLAGHLGWTIPDGFGTLGLALFVYCVGIAAGPTFFRGLASHGKVMASLGAMIVVTGVAVTWGCAKLLDLPGDLAGGLMAGAMTSTPALGAISESVEDPAAVAVGFGVAYPVGIIAVVLFVQLAFKWNSPESIAPAAAGSDSDARQGTSIQRRLVEVVNPGIVGKRPSQVEVLSDSRCQISRVLVDSRWTPTPPDYGFAIGDRVMLLGEYSEVARVAETLGVLHEGEDAVLDADRERKTVVVTSPEIYGHTLKSLKLRSRYGVTVARIRRYEIEFVPSSQTRILFGDRLTLVGESANLSRIASIVGHRPRTLNETDLLSVVLGIVAGIFIGNATLDLSGVSISLGIAGGPLIVGLLLGHFRKIGPVRGAFPAAAMLLMTEGGLALFLADAGIKAGENVGPVLAEHGATLVIAATAIVGMPLLAGFGLAKFVFRLSFLQTLGATCGGMTSTPGLAVLTGATESSQPVTSYVAAYPVALVLITLLGPLLVKLLSWI